In the Podospora pseudocomata strain CBS 415.72m chromosome 5, whole genome shotgun sequence genome, one interval contains:
- a CDS encoding hypothetical protein (EggNog:ENOG503P4G1; COG:S): MSQPPNIYIIGAQCTGKTTLVKNLHANFESNSSHEPPVLIIEVARTVIKQHSFTVADVVNPDRSIQLQSLILQAQASAKRQATQTGQWFISDRSGADPIAYPLRYVEERRANQLIQSDDGVRLKPEDVDD, from the coding sequence ATgtcccaaccaccaaacatCTACATCATCGGCGCTCAATGCACAGGCAAAACAACCCTCGTCAAAAACCTCCACGCCAATTTTGagtccaactcctcccacgAACCGCCAGTCCTGATCATCGAAGTCGCCCGCACAGTTATCAAGCAGCACTCCTTCACAGTAGCCGACGTCGTCAACCCAGACAGAAGCATCCAGCTCCAAAGCCTGATCCTACAAGCACAAGCCTCCGCCAAGAGACAAGCCACCCAAACCGGGCAATGGTTCATCTCCGACAGATCAGGAGCTGACCCAATCGCCTACCCCTTGCGATATGTAGAAGAAAGACGGGCCAACCAATTGATCCAGTCGGATGATGGGGTTAGGTTGAAgccggaggatgtggatgattGA
- a CDS encoding hypothetical protein (CAZy:GH43; EggNog:ENOG503P051; COG:G), translating into MAISNNNDPTTWTTLNKGDPVLTTSFGMGGIRDPSLIIAPDRSKFWLLATDLKVWGRGWNNGTCYTCNGSKSIHVWESNDLARWTGPMFTTVAPPEAAMAWAPDAIWDPVKNKFLVYFTSKLDGQLVLMKAHTEDFKTFTRAEEFNRLGMDATIALEGETGKYYWFSKHGPDDLIQQNVADSPEGPWKTVSERIGADGGMPAGEGPLVFRDNRDPKKWHLWIDDYMRGDGGYLPFTTNDISKGKWTVVKNAKLPKNPRHGYVTPITAAERARLVAAYGV; encoded by the exons ATggccatcagcaacaacaacgacccaACCACCTGGACCACCCTCAACAAAGGTGACCCCGTCCtaaccacctccttcggcatGGGCGGCATCCGCGACCCATCCCTCATCATCGCGCCCGACCGGTCAAAGTTTTGGCTCCTCGCCACAGATCTCAAAGTCTGGGGCCGCGGCTGGAACAATGGGACTTGCTACACCTGCAACGGATCAAAGTCTATCCACGTCTGGGAATCAAACGATCTCGCGAGATGGACCGGGCCGATGTTCACGACGGTGGCTCCCCCTGAAGCAGCGATGGCTTGGGCTCCGGACGCGATTTGGGATCCGGTGAAGAACAAGTTCTTGGTTTATTTCACGAGCAAGTTGGATGGTCAGCTTGTGCTTATGAAGGCGCATACGGAGGATTTCAAGACGTTTACACGGGCGGAGGAGTTTAATcggttggggatggatgcTACTATTGCTTTGGAAGGGGAGACGGGGAAGTACTACTGGTTTAGTAAGCATGGGCCTGATGATTTGATTCAGCAGAATGTGGCGGACAGTCCGGAGGGGCCGTGGAAGACGGTTAGCGAAAGGATTGGTGCTGATGGAGGCATGCCGGCCGGGGAGGGACCGTTGGTGTTTAGGGATAACAGGGATCCGAAGAAG TGGCATCTGTGGATCGACGACTACATGCGTGGTGACGGCGGCTACCTTCCATTCACAACAAACGATATTTCCAAGGGCAAGTGGACGGTCGTCAAGAACGCAAAGCTACCAAAGAATCCCAGGCACGGATACGTAACTCCTAT TACCGCGGCTGAGCGAGCGAGACTTGTCGCTGCCTATGGTGTATAG
- a CDS encoding hypothetical protein (EggNog:ENOG503PD4E; COG:O), which yields MDTSFYLVTIFIILKRLFTPTTPIPETSGKVYKIANAAEFDTLLSSAKHVVVDFYADWCPPCRAIAPYFSELADKHSSDGQLAFAKVNVDHVDNIASRYGVSAMPTFVFFENGAPEGVAVQGMTARPSVPLTGDGLVERVRGADRAALKAVVEVLAGKGRGE from the exons ATGGACACTTCATTCTATCTAGTCACGATTTTTATC ATCCTAAAGCGACTCTTTACACCCACCACGCCCATCCCTGAAACTTCGGGCAAAGTCTACAAAATAGCCAACGCCGCCGAGTTTGACACCCTCCTGTCCTCCGCCAAGCATGTGGTAGTAGACTTTTACGCAGACTGGTGTCCGCCTTGTCGCGCCATTGCACCATACTTCTCCGAGCTGGCCGACAAGCACTCTTCAGACGGCCAGCTTGCTTTCGCCAAGGTGAATGTCGACCACGTTGATAACATTGCCTCGCGGTATGGGGTGTCTGCGATGCCGACTTTTGTGTTCTTTGAGAATGGTGcgccggagggggtggcggttCAGGGAATGACAGCTCGCCCGTCGGTGCCTTTGACgggtgatgggttggtggagagggtaCGGGGTGCTGATCGTGCGGCGTTGAAGGCTGTGGTTGAGGTTTTGGCGGGGAAGGGTAGGGGGgagtga